From Tachysurus fulvidraco isolate hzauxx_2018 chromosome 6, HZAU_PFXX_2.0, whole genome shotgun sequence:
GCTTTATGATGCCAATTCCTGTCATCTACAACAGTCAGTTTTGGTAACTAACCCTTCATATCTGCATTTAGCGAAAATCAACCACTAATTTGCTCTTATACTAAACAGTGTATTCAAAATCAGTATAAAAACAATGCATGTTCTTGCAACACCCACAAAATGAAATTCTTCCTCTAGAAGAACTAAATATTTTGCACAGCAATCAGAATTTCATCCAATACCCAAACTTTGGATTTCTACTTGAAAAGAAGGCATTTTAGTGGTGAATAAAGCATTTGTGTACATATGTGCACTAAACATTGCTCTTAGACATTAACGATTTATGTGatactgcaaaaaaacaaattaaaaggaGCTAAATAGAAATACAGTGACTGAATTCGAACTAGCACTTAGAAACAGAGTTATGTTCAGGCAGATGTCACAACACTTACAACAGCACTGAAAAGCATAATTGTACATAAAACACATGTATCCCTATTTACTTATATATtcacatttagcagacacccttatccacagtgacttacatttttatacaacagggttaagtgccttgttcaggggaccagcagtggcagcttggtgggccTGGGATTCGATCTAATGACCTTCTTATCaatagtcaaacaccttaaacATTAGGCTACCATGTCCTTTATATATTAGACAATAAGGTGGAAAATTTACTATTATTTAGTTTTGGATGATATTACACATTGTAATGGATAAACAACAAATAGAAACGCATATACAAAACACAGCCATCACCCCATGTTTGACGCTTTGATAAGGAAAGGCTTACAATAAATAAGGCGGAATTCACAGATTTTGCAGttattacataatatatattgGTCCATTGTATCAGTAGTGCTTTTGGTTATAATATATTCACACAATTGGTGATTTCATTTGAAGTCAATGGAACGAAAATCTTTTTTCAGAATATTCAGAAAGTCCCTCttataaaaactacaaaaaaaatcatgttctTTTAAAGAATCCAAAAGCTTTTGTAGTcataaatatatcatatatgtgtacagtgagaAGATCAACATGTTACAGGGAGAAGTAGACAAACATGATGACACCCACAGAACAGACTATTACCAAACAAATGTTTAGCAAAAGCTTGATTTTAGGGGGCTCATAAAGCATTTCCTGAATGACACGTTCATCTTCTATAATGACTTTTGGTGTTGATGCCGCTGTCTGTTCCTTAGGTTTACAAAACCAATTAAATAGGCACCAGAAAGCCCCCCACTTGCTTTTGCCTCCATCCTCCCAGAGTTGCCCTGACAACTCTGCATGCCCATTACTGTATGTCTCCACTGGGGTTGGTGCCTCTGTACTGGGTGTTGTAGGATCCTGGTCACTAGGGCAAGGCATGAGGAGTTTAAGATCAGCTCCATCAAGACATTGTTCTTTGTGAACATCTACAGGCAGGTCTTCCTGACAGGTACCATTGCCATTGCAGTGAGCAGAATTTTTATTGGCCAACTTGTAGATCTCTTTCCGATCAGTCAGAGGCAACTTTTCCATATTGCGTAGTCCCCACATTGTGGTACGCACAATCTTGTCCTTGCTTGGAGGAGGAGTACAAAGACTGATGACCACTGCTACCAGGCCTGAGATCCAGAAAAGTCCAGCGGCTACATACATATAGTGGACATGTGTGATAAAGGCAGGTCGTTCATCTGGCTGATCGCAGCTGGGCTCACGATAGATAAAACCAATGATAAGACGTGTGGTACCCAGAGCAAAGCCAGTCATGCCACCCCAAAAGGCACCTGTCTCGTTACAACGCTTCCAGAAGATGCCAAGCAGAAAGAGTGCAGCAATAGGTGGTGTAAGATATCCTGCAATTTCTTGGATGTACAAGTACATTTGGCCACCTTGCATCTTAATGATAACTGGCACCCAGGCTATGCTGATGCCTACCATGACGATCACGAACACTCGGCCTACGAAAACCAGCTCTCTCGATGAGGCACACTTGCGCACTAACTTGTAGATGTCCAAGGTGAAGATGGTGCTGGCACTGTTGAAGATAGAGTCCAAGTCACTCATGAGGGCAGCAATCATAACAGCCATCATCAGTCCACGCAGACCCACTGGCATAATGCTCATGACCAGTCGAGGGTAGGCAATGTTAGAGCAGCCAGCCTGGTTGTGGCACACTGCCATGCAGTGCTCAGGCCCGATACATGCCAGCTCATCTGCAAACATTATTCTGGAGATCATTCCTGGAATAACGATGATGAACATAGGAAGAATTTTCAGTATGCCTGCCATTAGGGTTGAGCCCTTTGCATGGGCAATGTTCTTAGCTGCAAGTACTCTTTGTACTATGACCTGGTCAGCACACCAGTACCAGATGGAGGCTGGAGTCTGGCCTAACAGGAACCCAGGCCAGGGAATGTCCTCATCAAGGGGTCCTCGTAAGAGCTTGAGGGAATTTGACTTTGGGTGGATGCGACAGGAATTGGTGTACTCAAAACTATAGTTGTACCTGGCAAGAATAGCTGTGACATTTGGAACAGCCTCCATGTATTTCTCTCTAACACCATCTAGTCCACCCACCTTGATCAGGCCGATGGCTGTAAGGCTCAAAGCTCCGCTGATCATAAGTATGGCCTGAATAGTGTCAGTGTAGATCACCGCAACCAGGCCACCTGTTACTGTCAGCAGTGCCGTCATGGCAATTAGCAGGATGATTGAAAGATAGAGA
This genomic window contains:
- the LOC113639831 gene encoding sodium/myo-inositol cotransporter-like, with protein sequence MAATMEVADIAVVGLYFILVLGIGFFAMWKANRSSVSGYFLAGRTMNWVVIGASLFVSNIGSEHFIGLAGSGAASGFAVGAWEFNAIFLLQLLGWVFIPVYIHCGVYTMPEYLSKRFGGKRLKVYFACLSLLLYIFTKLSVDLYAGALFIQESLGWNLYLSIILLIAMTALLTVTGGLVAVIYTDTIQAILMISGALSLTAIGLIKVGGLDGVREKYMEAVPNVTAILARYNYSFEYTNSCRIHPKSNSLKLLRGPLDEDIPWPGFLLGQTPASIWYWCADQVIVQRVLAAKNIAHAKGSTLMAGILKILPMFIIVIPGMISRIMFADELACIGPEHCMAVCHNQAGCSNIAYPRLVMSIMPVGLRGLMMAVMIAALMSDLDSIFNSASTIFTLDIYKLVRKCASSRELVFVGRVFVIVMVGISIAWVPVIIKMQGGQMYLYIQEIAGYLTPPIAALFLLGIFWKRCNETGAFWGGMTGFALGTTRLIIGFIYREPSCDQPDERPAFITHVHYMYVAAGLFWISGLVAVVISLCTPPPSKDKIVRTTMWGLRNMEKLPLTDRKEIYKLANKNSAHCNGNGTCQEDLPVDVHKEQCLDGADLKLLMPCPSDQDPTTPSTEAPTPVETYSNGHAELSGQLWEDGGKSKWGAFWCLFNWFCKPKEQTAASTPKVIIEDERVIQEMLYEPPKIKLLLNICLVIVCSVGVIMFVYFSL